The Glycine soja cultivar W05 chromosome 4, ASM419377v2, whole genome shotgun sequence genomic sequence GATGTATAGATATGATTTCACAAATAGGGCTGCCCACCCTGATCTAACATAGGTTGGCCACTCGCTACACCAATTTGGCTATTTACTTACTCCAAGTAACATTTGTTTCAAGGTATCATATTATACTATTAGGAATTAATTATAAGGAATCTTATTTCTAGTATATTTAAAAATCTGTTTGGttactttttcatatttttttgaaatatctataaaatttgaaataacttATATACAAAATAAAGTTAATGGTATTTTAGGAAATAATTTTCCCTATTTTCATGAAAATATCACTTTCTCATCCCTCACGGGAATAAAAGTGTGAAAAATATGGTAAAATTGAAAGTTATAACATTCCTGAAAATCAATAATGTTTGAgaataattttcaaaactttgactACCTCCAAAATAAGTGTCGCATTTAACTTttcaatataacattaattgttttttccaCCAATATTCCTAATAAATGTTACTTTGGTTTTCGAATCTAGGCTAAACTATAATTTTTGGTCCCTCCACTTTTTCAAATCCACGATTTTAGTCTTCCTGGtttttaattgtaacatttggtcttcctaattttataaattaacgaTTTTGGTCCCCTAAAAGATTAATAACTAAGTATTGtgattaataaagttattaagttaattaaaaatcattaattattaaaaaactttaagacaattaaaaattattaactctAATCTTTCACTGCACTATAAGTTATAAGCTGACCATTGTAGAACAACTTATATGTGAGGTATATTGCAgtgaaaaattaagattaataatattttattgataattaataattttaattaaagtttttttaataatttgtaatttttaattaacttaataactctattaattataattattagttaataatctaTTAGGGTACCAAAATCACCAATTTGTAAAACTAGAAAGACTAAATGTTAACAACTAAAAATCAAGAGGATCAAAATCTTGATGTGAGAAAGTAGaggattaaaattttgattggagAAAGTAGAtgatcaaattataatttagttttgaatttaatattaataccattattttcatgtatttaatAAAGTTAGTTTTATAAAACGACACTTATGTTGAgacaaagaaaataacaaatatgaatatgaatataccttattttcttgttatatttttagaaatcaTTTTTTGATATACCACCAGTATATTCTACTAGAGGCAATCTTAGGACCACCTTACGTGACAAACCTATCCTccaaaaatttaacataactaCATACCCAAAACTAATCAAAATGGAGAGATAATTGTTTAAACAATTTCAGATTAGTTGATACTTgatgataatgaaaaaaaaaaaatagtcgaTCACTAGGAGTAACGTTTAATAGAGTCGAATGTCAACGTCACAGTGTCcgaagacatttaattttttcccGCGGAATGCGCTTCTGATCACGCAATCCAACTCCAACTGTCTCTCTCCCTCCCAATTAAACCCTCCATTCCTCCATTACTCCAACCAAACCAAATCATATTTTCCATCTTCaattccctctctctctcttcccttcatgtccACGGCGGCTCTGCCACCCTCCGCCCCCACCGCCACCGCTGGCGGGGGCCTCGGCTACGGCATTGCCATCGCCGTGAGCATCCTGGTCCTGATCTCCACCATCATGCTCGCCTCCTACGCCTGCGTCCGAATCAAAGCCAACGGCAGCATCATCACTCGCCGCCACAACCACAACATCAACACTCACCaaagaaacaacaacaataataacagCAGTTTTCGTGACGCGTCGGATGGGCCTGGTGTTGTGGTCCTGGGCTTGGAGAAGCCCGCCATCGAGGCCTGCTACGGGCCCAAGATCGTGATCGGAGAGAGCAAGCGCCTGCCCAGGCCCAACGACCAGGGCCCGTGCGCGATTTGCTTGAGCGAGTATCTTCCCAAGGAGACGATACGGTGCGTTCCGGAGTGCCGCCACTGCTTCCACGCGGAGTGCGTCGACGAGTGGCTCAAGACGAGCGCCACGTGTCCCCTCTGCCGGAACTCCCCCGCGCCCTCGCCGCTGCCCGCGGCGGCCGCCACGCCGCTGTCGGAGATTGTTCCTCTGGCTTTCCACGCCAGGTGATATAATTAGTTGATTCCTGTCTTTGGTGCCttgtaacaattatttttattattatttttttgttgtctcTTTTTCACGAAAAATTGCcgacgataaaaaaaaaaaattggctgtcgttttgtaaattttttttagagaaattctAATTAGTGTCTTAaaaatattggttaaaaaattagaaatatttttattacaagaTGAAAAATTAGGATACTTTAGACTTTTTATaatgtatataataaataattttttttatttattaattttttaattaatatctgTAGAATACTTGTtagcaagattttttttaataaaagaaagcaTTGCATTGGGATTCTGGTTTTCAATTTGAGTGCCTTGTGATAGAAACTTCATTATACTATACTTTATTGCTAAAATTGAGAGCTATGGTATAACTGTAGATTAGTAGTACTATATGTTATTTAAACGATTTATTTTCTTACTGAATATGTTTAATGGCCATGTAACAGTtgaataacttttaatttgacCATAAACTTTGGAGTTTAATAAGTATGTAAATATTAGTTAATTACATTGTCCACGAATTAGAAACTGTGTTTAGAactattatcaaaattaataaattttcatatttgataatttatgattaaataataatgtaataaaactttacactattaatatatatcctattttcttttaaataaaatgcacgtgtataaaaattaaaactcacaAAAATTCTGTTAAATGAAAAACCTGAGAGTAGTTGAATCTAAAAATTAGTTCTGTGAAGCTCGAAGCATTTTGTGTGTGGAcgtaaatttttctttataatctgTACTTTTCTTTGTTATGAAACGAAAAGAAAGATCTAAGAGACTTAAATTTTTGTGTATAGTTGAAGATTACTATTTACTAGTAATACATAACTAGAGGACAACAAGTTAAAATCCGTAGTTATTTTTAGTCatcgttatatttttttttgttattttttaatacttaaattGAATTCATTTTTTGATGTAAAAGGTTCTGGAACTTTCCTCttgtaactaaaaaataaattaaggttCGGGAATTATGGTTTTAAATTTACGGCATTGGTTAATTAAAATGCATGCGTGAGTTGTTATAATATGATACATGTCTTCCATtcttactaataaataaatgacgGGAATTGGTAGGAATTGAAAATTAGAATGCAATATTTTAGGAATTTAATGCATTACATCCTAATTACCGAATATTCATCacgagaaaagaaataaaaaagccaACACCTCAGCCAACTGAAACTTTCTTCGAATGAAAGGTTAATGAGGAGCTAAACATTATGCAGAATTTGGATAGAGTAGAGGAAAcaacaaacttttatttctttcagcTTTGTGGGGCTCATGGGAAATTTTCCACTTTAGAACCAGCAATTATATATTGTAACTGTTGCGTGTCACAATAAGTTGTGATGTGAACGGCGGTTACTTGTTCAGAAAGGGAGATATAAAAGACCTAAAATATGGTTGGTCCACGTTTGAAAATATACTGGTATCTAGTATTAAAGTAGTACATTAAGTTGCAGCAACTGCATCGTAATCCTCATTTGACCAAGATGAAAAGAGTAGTATTAAGTTACACTTGCTCTTGTCATACTTATTATTAGTAGCCGTGAAAGTTGAAATTCGCCAGACTTATTTTGTGTTAAAATGGATTTAATAAAATAGCTCAGATACCTCTAGTGTGAATAACAAAGGGAACTAAAAATTCGGACGAGAGAGTTAATACAacattttattgatattttaattagtttaaattaaTTAGGAATGAGTAATATGTTTCCTCCAGaaatttttagtatattaaatttatgaagccgttgaatattatatatcaaatatttttttaaaaattgtaaaaattatggTGGCGGTtacaattatgttaaaaataagtaaaaagatCATGCACTTTGCTACGGTTATTACCGTCATAATGCCACCCAAGTGCGCTtcgtttcctttcttttcttcgttTCCCGTCTGTGTTGTTGTTTTGTGCGTTAAGAAGAGTTTACGCCCTGGAAATTATGCTTTTGCCCTCATTCCTGTGTTCGACACCTGTCCACCCATAGTTGGAAAaatggaaattttgaaatttatacaTTCACACACTCAGACTTCATTCACGGATACTTACACCACTGACACTGCACTTCATCAATGCATGCCCACCAAAGCAAAACCACTCACGCTTCACTTCACCAGCGCATGCCCACCAaagcaaaatcaatttttttttttccaatgtcTGAATCTTTTCACcctttataactaaaaaatccGGAAACCCTAGATCTCGGCTATAGCTGGtgatcttaaattttttttcctctgctTTCCTTTGAACATTACATTCCCGGAAAATGATTTTCCGGGGAAAGAAGTGACGGATTTTCAGAGGCTGGTGTGTAGGTGGGTTCCAAATGTGTTGTGGTGGGCATTGTGCTATACAATGATTCTTCTCTTTGGTTATATTCTGAGCAAAGGGAACAACATTCACTCGAGACCCGCTTTGTTCAAGGTATTacttttttctcaatttatcCTATTGGGGAGCCACAAAATGTGtgggataattaaaaaaaaagttttttttaattattaaattttcaatttttagctCAGGATTTTTAGGGGTTCAACTTCTGTtaagttaatttgattttgGGAAAGGGGTTCTATGAACGAGTGACTCAACGCTTTCTCGGTTGGTGTTATACTTTCTATTTTTGATACGGTTCTCTTctcatttccattttttttttaattttggttagaGTTTGAGGCTGGGTTTTAGTATTTAACATCTCTTTTCATCTTTGTgcttttttttcgattttggtTAGGACTTGAGGGTTTAAATGGGAAATTAGAGGTTGCCTTTTTGGAAGTACCATTAGAGGTTTCTAGAACTTTGGTAAGTCTCTTTTAtttccctaattttttttagtgttagGGTTTGAGGGGTCATTAAGAGCTAAACCTAAAAGATGAAACcgtttggttgttgttgttattgttgtaagTTTAAACTTTGTTGCCTGAAACTGCAACTTTGTGAACTTTGCATTTGAGATGTTGACtcaatattgaaaataattgtaGTTGCTTTGTATGTTGGAGAAGGTGTTTGAATAAATAATGACTAGAATGAGTTTAATTAACTCTCATTGGTGAGGAACTCTATCATTATGTTTCATTGGTTCAGTTTAATTAACACTCACTTGGAAAGAAAGAGGTAGGAGAAGTTTCAAAGGATTGAGACCAGAGAGCAATtaatcaaagaaaaatgagGAACCTTAGCAGAAAATTCAATACAGAAAGATCATATCTAGAAAAGATTACTTTCAATTGGTTAATTATCTTATTTCTGTTATGATTATTTTGAAGTTGTTGATTTTGCAACTACATTTCAAAGTTGATTTACCTCAAAGTTGttaattatcttatttgttagaCTTGAATTTTAGTTATCCTGAAAATTAGCTTGAAATTTCCTAATTTACCTCAAAGTTGATTTACTCACTTTTACTTGAgtcagttcattttttttctttttcctttcagcATTCATTTATTGTGTAAAGTCCAATGCATTTGTTTGTTAAGTTCAATTGTTGGTGTGTATTTAGGCTATCAAATTGGTTCCTAGCAGAACATTAGTGAGTAGAAAAAAAGTATATTCACTTGCATTAAGAAAGTTTGGGAAGCAACTTAAAGTGGAAGATGATTCAAATTAGTGTAGTTTATTTATGTAGGTAAGTTTGATATTTCCTTGCTGGTGTTTCATTGAGTACCATTTTCCGATCGAGTTATTGTTCTCTTAATGCGTAAAATCAGGTGTAATTAACAAATAAAGACTTTGTTTAGCTGTCTTTGTTATCAAACTTTCAATCTGGATAATGATGGGCTTCCTCCTAGAGGATATTAGGGATGATAGTGATTTCTGTTTCTCAAACTACCCAAAACACCAAATTGAACCTGAGTCTTTTGTGCTAAACACttgtaaaatgaatttttattaattcataaACTAATTGTTCCATTTCAGAAATTGGAATTctataataattcaaaaactaGTTGTTCTTTTCTAGAAAATAGAATTctacaaattacaaaaacaaaaaccaacttgatttttctctttgatagaTTTCCAAATCACCCCAAGGAGTTCTTGTCACTTCTTCAGTTAAATCAAACCATCTTGGCATGAAGTTATGCCCTTTCTCCTCTCAGCTTCTCTTTCTAGCACGCTGCCTCTCCTCCAAATTGAAAGGAAACAAACCAAAGATAAATACCCTAGGAAACAACCTCACAGCATCTCTCTGATGATTGTTGAAACTCATGACCATTTCTATTTGAGAGAGGGGTTGACAGGGGCAGAGAAGACTAACAAAATCTCAATAGTAGACACTCACCATCACCATTCTTAATATGATCGGTAATAGGGCTCCAACAACAGGGTTAAATCATTTCGTCCATAAATTTAAGGTCATTATAGTTTGAACACTAATTTTGGTCATTATATTTAGTGTGAATAAGCCAACAATGTCTTTAAGGTAATAGTGTCCTTTTTCATGAGGGTGATTGTAGCTAGCCTTAAATAATGtacatttattaattacttaGTTGAGTGGGTATCAATTTTGTTCgagaaaaattaatagaaacaTTAAGAGAAAGATGCACTGAATGTCTATTATCAAATGGATAGAAAACTCTTTAACTTTCTATATATGTGCAAGATCTAAATCATCGATCTATGCTAGGTCTATTGTCAAATCCAAGTTATTTTGGTTTGGTCCcaatatattttacaatttcATCCAAAATTATGGGTTAAGAAGAATTTTCTTGCATCTGTTACTAATTTCTTTGATCTAATTGATGGCTTTTCTGGATTGGCAAGCAGTTGTATCTCAGATAATTGCGCATACTGAAGAGGTTTTCTTCAAGAAAACCATTCATAATTTGAGGCATGTTGCATATATATGCGGTAAAGAGTTAAAGGATATTCCATACTTTATTTGTCCTTATAAACCACAAGAGTTCATGGCTATGATGGTGAGGAACTAAGGATATATCACAATTGAGGTTCTTtgagaagagaataaaatatcttaataaaggaattctaatattatttattcaattaatttctttataggccatttttatttattcttgaaTGAAATATAGGTAAGACTAAACCTTTCACTTCTGGAGGATATTAGGGATGATATTGATTTCTGTTTCAAGCTTGCTAAGGAGGAATCTGTTATCATTCTTCCAAGTACAATCATAAATTATGTTGCACTTGAGATATTATTTTGCATCTTTAGAATCAATTCCTCtcgtgaaataatttttaatgtaaaatttgtgGCCAAAATTAATTTAGTCACACATCTCAGTTATGTTCAAtagttcaaaataaattatcaagatCAATTACTCAACTTTAAAACAAAAGGATAATCCTATGTTGATGTTCATCTATCAATAAATTTTCCTCCTTCCAATTAAAGCTCCAATAGGGAGAAAAAGAAATTCTAAAAACAAAGAATGTTGACCTTTGAACATTTGTGGTTAagcttcttcttttccttcattcAATGCATATCTTTTCGTTCTTCATGTTTGAGGTTCCTAATTGCTTTTAactcatttttatattctttttttttttctctagcaACCTATTGGTGTTATTGTCCTTCTAGATTTTCTAATGAGGCCTTTCATCATTTTtcactcttcttctttcttgaatatttttgaaaatttgaagcctttaaaatgatttagtttaaaaaaataatgattagaGATTTCAAGTTGAAAAGCAAAGCATGTAAGCTTTGAAACCTTCTACTAGGTAATGTTTTTAATCAGTTTGTTATGTAtaacatgcaatcaatatattctaaatttatttgaGTGTAGTATTATGAGAGTATGTACGAGTTTAGCAATAACTTGGATTTAGAACTCTTTGTTAGAAATTAAATCCTTATAATGATATTTCTTACATTAGGCATGTCATGGTAATGTAGAGATGGGAAAGAAAGGTAGAGAGAGAAATATAGAGTGGGTAAGAGAGTTAAATAGAGAGGGGGTGGGAGAGAGATTCCGACTCAGCTATGCCAGAAATGGATACGGCCAACACTTTGCTGATACAGTGGCGACACAACAAGAGGAAGGAAGGAGTAGAAATTGGAGGGACGCCTCAGATGTTTATTCATTCTACTTCACATATTTCTTGGAAGACATGAAGGAAAAGGACTTATGGTTGGAGTTCAAGAAGTGGGGTGATGTCAGGGAGGTGTTCATTGCAAAGAACAAGAACAGGAATGGTAAGAGATATGCTTTTGTATCCTTCAAAGGGGTTGACGACGTCAAAAAACTAGAGACAACTGGATAATTTGATCATCGGAGGACTAAAACTACATGCGAATCTCCCAAAACATGGAAGGGAGTGGAAGATGAAAGAGAAGACCAGTAACAATTATCAGCACAAGAAGTGGCCACTCAAGGAGAACCTAGTAAACAAAGTCAAAGACAAAGCCAGGGAAGGAAAAGAACAAATGTCATTGTATGGAGGACTACATGAATAACACCACCAATGACAAACAGTTCCTAGTTAGTATGGCAAAATTGTGGCGACAAACAGTAATACTTCGATGAAGAGGTGGATACCGAGACATGCGCAGATGCTAAGAATGACCTCCCACTCGCCAATCCAACTAGCTATACCCATGGAACAGAGGACATGGTTCTACAATGCTTGGGTATGTAGACTGAGGAATTTGGCAGCATTTGATAGACTAGAATAAGAACTTATGTGGGATGGAGGTGAAGATATCAAGCCAAGGTACCTTGGTGATGACATGGTGTTACTTATGAGCCTCACTAATACTAGAGTAGAAGAAATATGCAAGGAAGAAGCTGAAAATAGATCGTCAATGTTTCATTCACTGGAGAAATGGAACCTAAACCTGAAACCTGTCTTCAGGTTGGTTTGGATTCTCTACTAGGGAATCACATTACATGCATGGGATGTGGAGAGCATCAAGAAGATCGTGACAGGGATTGGGGAAGTGGTGGAcattgatgatgatgttgaagACATTCACCCTCGGACAGAGCACGAGTGCTCATCAAAACACCAGAGCAACCCTTAATCAACCACAATGTAACAACAACCATTAATGGGGGTGATTATGTGATCAACATAGTAGAGGAGGCGTGCTACATCccttgtgatgcaatcctacccccaagagtattggatagaagattccaagaggattaggctagagctgctatagaaggccctaggattcttatgaacctcagggtagatttttgagcccctgggccaaggttgggtccactcttctttataaatattagaataagtttttcctttttatgggccatttattttggccattttagtagtatagggttttagcttTGTATTTCAGGACATTTTGAGTAGtatttgtagtagggacttttttgtattttcatgtattttggcatggagtgagcttagctattataggggttgtgtgtagctaagctgatgtagctccattggagcttgtaggtcttggatcttcttcatcaatggagtcctttgtttcttgaattttaatggcagcagaatggagaagaagaagagttgagaggagacgccacttcaaggagaagatgagtcaagaagaagtttaccaccataggaagccatggataagagcttgaaggtaggagaaaatgaatggagggagagggattaaagtttaattttcaaatgattaaagttgaaaaaatgcacacacatggtctCTAtctatagcctaagtgtcacacaaaattggagggaaatttgaatttctattcaaatttcacttgaatttgaaattgaatttgtggagccaaattttggagccaaaatttcactaattatgattagtgaattttagttatggttcagcccactaatccaagatta encodes the following:
- the LOC114408127 gene encoding putative RING-H2 finger protein ATL69, whose amino-acid sequence is MSTAALPPSAPTATAGGGLGYGIAIAVSILVLISTIMLASYACVRIKANGSIITRRHNHNINTHQRNNNNNNSSFRDASDGPGVVVLGLEKPAIEACYGPKIVIGESKRLPRPNDQGPCAICLSEYLPKETIRCVPECRHCFHAECVDEWLKTSATCPLCRNSPAPSPLPAAAATPLSEIVPLAFHAR